The sequence GCACATGTGTACTCCAGATCTAGTAAACCAGTCATCTGCAAATGTTTTTGGTTACCTATCCCATCAGGAAAGCTTGTTAAACtaatatgtttatgtgtgtgtgtgtttataaagaatatatttgtGCTAGTATATAGGTTATGTCATAAGAAATTAACAGttttaaaggcaaaagaaattgAACACCaccaatttcatatggttcataAGAAAATACATTGGACaatctataaatataaaaaatacaaattttaaaaagatgacatgagaatttaataaacataattttcaatGTCTTATTAATTATGATGCTTCACTATCATCAGCTAATATTTCAAAGCAGAGTGTATCTCAGGTGAAATTCGTCAATACCCAAAGTGGGTGATCTTGACAATCTTGAAGTGTTTTTTTAACCAATGCCTTGTCCTAGAGAGTTAGGTACTTGTTTTACTTCATAAAGTTGTGGTAAGAAGTATCACTCCTgccctttcctttttgtttttgcttgaatTATTGGTAATATCTTCAATGCTCATCTTCTTTGTGGAAAACCTTTTAATTAGTTGTTCATTTTGTAAGCAGGTTAGTTTAGTTAAAATTAGATAAGAGAACCTGAATATCTATAATAATCTCAAACAAGTCACTGTCCTCCCTTTGGTGTTATAAAATTCCTCTATTCCTTTAATACTCTCATGAGGTGCATGAAGTGAGAGGCAGTGTCAGTCAGTAAAATTTGTTAAGCTTAGATTATTTCTTAATTGTTATGATAAAAATACATATGAGTGTaagttctaatattttcttcttatacCATTAGTGGTAACACTAAACTATTAGGAGTAAAAATTATGCCAACGGAATAATAACATGTTAACATAGTTGTAACGAATAAACATGAAATAAAGCTCTTAAGCAATATAAGAGCACTAATCTACTAAAATATTCAGTACATTGGATATCTTAATCCTAAAAGTATCCCGAATTAATGATCTAAAATTTAATCAAAGttaaatgatttattaaaataaccagctaaaaagtttaaaaaataagtatcataATATAGCATTCTAGATGAAATCCTAGAACAGCAAAAGGACAGTAGGGAAAATCTAGTGAAATGGAACAAAGTATAAGATTTAGTTAACAGTATTGTTCTAGTGTTGGCTCCTTAGTTAGGACGAAAGTACCATGGTAATGTAAGGTGGTAACAGTAGGTGAAGTTGGGGGAGAGGTACACGGGTACCCTattactatctttgcaacttttctgtaaatctaaaactattctaaaatccTATAAATGCACTTAAACTTTAAAACGTATCATTCAGGAACATGTATCAACTTTTACAATGACATAATACTATTTTCACTCCTAATTTCTGATCATTCACTTAAAGTTGAAAAAGTGAGTGGAATGTCAAAATGgaatttctgtttattaaattaaatgtaaGAAAACAGGGCTGAACAGCTGGAGAGGTTTGTGTTTATGAAAACAGCTTTACAACAACAAAGGGAAAATATAcaggaataaatttaagaatttggtcctttataaaaactataaaactttactGAGAAACATATAGAGACTTGAATAAATGGACAGACATGATTTATATTTGGATAGAAAGACTACTGTTTTAAAGTTGAAAGTTCACTTTTAAAACAATCTGTATCTTTACTTTAAGCTCAATAAAAATAGCCATATACTTTTTATAGCAAGATAGGTATTCCTTTAAGCCCAAACTTGGCCCAAGTATGAGTGGAAGAGTTGAGGCAAAACTACCGGCATGTCTCCACTGCTGAGACATCTGAGCTTTAAGATTATTTCTCTGAGAACAGCCTGGATTGGCATTCTATCTAAGGTTGACAAGACCAAAAAGCCACATGTCTAGTTCTGTGTTAAATGAAAGCCATGCCTTCTTTTTGTTCATGACCTAGCTCCATACCACAAAATCTACCACACAATTTCTGTGGATCCAGTCACCTCTGAACATGAACTAACGTGTCAGGCTGAGGGTTACCCTGAAGCTGAAGTCATCTGGACAAGCAGCCATCACCAAGTCCTGAGTGGCAAAACCAGCATCACCAGTTCCAAGAGGGAGGAAAAGCTTTTCAATGTGACCAGCACACTGAGAATCAACACAACAGCTGACGAAATTTTCTACTGCACTTTTCGGAgattaggtcatgaggaaaaCAACACAGCTGAGTTGGTCATCCCAGGTAATATTCTGAACATCTCAATTAACATGTGCCTAgtattgtctctctctctctctcttttttttttttagtagtattGTCTCTTGGTACATAGCCTGATGCCTGCTCATCATAAACTTTcattgtttgttgaatgaatgaataaactatatTTATATGAATGAACTACATTTACAAAATGCATTCTGCTTCCTCACCTCCATTCATCCAAGTCATATTTCTACTTAGTAAACATTAAGCAAGTATTTATTCAATATGCTGTACGTTTTAGGCATTGGAGGCTCATAGAAAAGTAAGAAACAGTTAACACTCTTCAGGAAACGGATAGTAAAACAGGCAATCTCATTTCATGTTAGAAATGGTCTTGTGGCTGGGGGAATCTGGGCGAGCACCTGAGAGGAAGACTCAACTCAGGCCATGTTTCAGAAATCCAGATCTGAGTACATCACAGCTGTTTGCTTCTTTCCAGAGTTTCTGTGGCAGGAAACAAATAGGATGTACTTTTCTATCTTATTCCCGATGGGAGAGTGTCTTCCTGCCCGTTCTGTCTCCTCCAAGGTAGTCGTCTTAGTGCATAAATCTGTGTTCCCCTGGGCAAGCGACTTGATTTCTTCTGTGCTTTTCACATTTCTTACATAGTTATAACCTATTGGGCAACAGCATCCTGGAAATACATGGGCTTCAATGTATGAAAATGATTTGAGACTCTTGTTTGCACAGAATCAGCTATGTTTTTATCTCACTTTCCTACAGAAGTGGGTAAGGCAGGATATAATCTGGTGAGAGGCTCAGACCTTTAGAGAAGGTGAGCTTTGAGAGCATGATGTTAATATAAACCCAGAGGTCTTCTCAGAGGCACTTCTCACCACACTCTCCTCACCCCCACTAGATGTTGACAGTAAAGCTCTGgtacttcagagaaaacaaaccaaaaattgaATAGAAAAGGCaaacaataggaaaagaaaatccagGGTAGTCCtaagaacaaaaagaacaaaagcagtttagaaaattaaagaatCACTTTGGGAGGAGCTGCATTAGTGAATCACTGCCATTTAAAAGCTGTTTTATAACAACTTACTTGTGGGAAGACCTAGGGTTAACTCACCTAACTTTTTGAAATATGTGTTCTCATCTGTCACCTGGGggttttttctttaatacttgGCACACCTAACTCATAAAGTTATTAACAAACTTTGTAAACTGCCAGCTACTAGAGAAAGACTGACTATGATTGTGGCTTTAAAACTTGAACTAGGTAATCACGAATCATGGCTAATGGTGGGAGGTAGGAGTTAGTCTCTGAGCATCATGTGCCATAAGACTGCTTTTCTTCCTGCAGAGGGCTGGAGATAGAGAGATTGGTGAAAAGTACCAATGATTAGATATCCCAGGGTGTTCAAATGGtggagaggaaaaaagcaaaccaTGATCCACAATCATGGCCACAGATGTGGGGAAGAAGGAGCTCTTTTGGGAGTGCCAATTAGTCATCACACTGCATCTTTGCCATGTGCAGTAGACTGCTAGCTTTTGTATTAAGGAATGCAAGAAGTGAAACAATCAAGGCTATCATATAATACTGAGCTGCCACACCCTGTGAAAagcattttattaacatttagcTTCACAAAAATTTCAgtatcatttccattttgtagACTGGTTAAATGTTTTGCCGGAGAACTCAAAACTAGTGAGTAGCTGCAGAACTTAAGCTGAGGTGCACCTGTCCAACACCTGGGCTGCTTCCAGTTTTCCATGTTGCCCCCATGTTCATATCTGAGGTATTTCACCATTCCAGTCACTCACTAGAAGGGAACTTTTGGTACTTAAGAAAATGCTAACCTAAATTAAACTTCAAATATGATTATTCTCTTGGTCCCTCCCaaagaaaattttatctttagtcagtttcattttattttgtttttcagaaccATATCCAGATCCAGCAAAAAAGAGGAATCACTTGGTGATTCTGGGAGCTGTCTTCTTGTTCCTGCATGTAACGCTGGCAGTCATCTTCTGTCTGAAAAGAAATGGTATTTCCTTTATTGTGACAGACTCTGGTGGGGTTGTGGAAAAATGTATGAGGGTGCTACTGTTGTCATGGTGGCACTTGCTGGGCAGAGTCAAGTATGCTACATCTCCTGTAATGTGCAGGACAGTCCCATGTATCGGAAGACTATTCTACCCCAAATGCTAGGGGTGCCCCTGACAGGAAACAGTGATTTATAAAATGCCTTTCTATTAGCCTTCCCTTCCAGGGCCAACTTTCAATTATGCAAAGTAGATTTTTAGCTACCGGTTCTGTAGCATCATTTGAATTGGAGGGTGGCAGTAAACACTTGTAGTAACATTTCTAAGGGGGTGAGAGTTGGATCATGGCTGCAGGCAAACCTGACTTGCCTCTGCAAGGTAGCACAAAGACACTCCACTGTTTCACAGCAGTTATAGTGAAGCTGGGCAGGATTGCAGGGTGAAGATCCTGAGAAAAAGGGTGTGCATGGAGGCTGAAGAAGACCAAGTGTTAAAGAGTTTCTTTCTATCATGGGAATAACCACAGActtacaggaaagaaaaagttaaaatgctTGTTGAATTTGTCTTGAGTTAGTTACACTGTTATATTGAGCTGGCTTCTGGGagctttaaataataaaaatagttcctTATGTAGAACAGTGGTACTTTTGCCATAGAGCAGTTTGCTGAAGGTATtatatagttttcaaaataattttaatgtgtaTATTTCTTTGTTTACCCAAGGGGACAattaaaattcaggaaaatgtgtctattcaaataatttcatttcGTTTTAAAATGATTCAGAGTAAACATTTCCCCAATACTTTGAGAAGCATACCAAAGGATCCGATGATGATCTGTATATAGAGTTATCTGATGGCAAATAGGGAAGTGGAAAATGGAAGGGAATTCCAATAATTGTTGAGAAATTCCCTACAACCCCTTAAGAGGTGGGTGGATCTGGGAAAGTGGTGTAATTGAGGGCGTGGAGGTCAGCTTCTTTTAATGAACAGAGAACTGAGACAGCCAGACTATATGGATCAAATTTCAGTGATAGGAAGATCCTGAGGTGGTGTTGATTTGTTCAAGGAAGTGGCTGTGACCACAACTTGCATTTCCATGTGAAAAATCATTAACTGGCATTAGAAAGGGCTAGAAAACTAAAGTATAATAAAGTGTCTCAGGATATGGTACATCTGtggggggaaaataaaaaataaaagtatataccCCTGAAGAAAATTTAGGAACAAAAGTATGTGTCCTAGAAACTGTTGGGACCCCTGGAAAATGGAAGTCTACCAGATTTCCTAAGGGATTAGAAATATTTCATAGGAATCTAGGATTTAAACTTGAGTCACTCTGTGGGATGTATAGTTGtattacatgaaaataaaaataacttttttcttcaaGTGAGAATGATGGATGTAGAAAAATGCTGCACCCAAGATATGAATTCAAAGCAACAAAATGGTAAGAATTTTAGCAGGGATTGGAAGTTGAAGAACAAGGGGAAAGCTATCATTATAATCTCCCCTTATTTTACTGAATGCTAAATGTTGGAACTACCACCTCCTATTTGTCTCACGAATCTGATATAAGAACGGTTCCCACAGTCTGAGATTTAGGGATAGCAGAGGGGAGTAGAGGGATGGCCCTTTGGGGAGCTGGGAGAAGGAGGCAGCTTCTCTCTGCTAGGTCCTTTGCTTTGCATCCTAACATCTCCCTGCATTAGGGGACCAAGTTGATTTATGTGAATAggtgatagatgaatggatgggtagATAGATAAAACTTTATATAGGGCACTGTGTGTACTGCTTCATGTACAATACCTCAATCTTCTCTCTCCATAATATCaaagaagatttatttttttattatcccAGGATAATACTAGATTATTCCTGTTTTATAGTGGAGAAAGCAAAGAGTCAAGAAGATAATATGAATTGCTCAAGAACACAAGCCTTGACAAATATCAGGCTTTGGAGCCTGCTAACCTGACCATGGAACCTAACTCTTAACCTGTTCACTTAAATCTATTTCACCACAAATGTCTACATTTGTAGAAGTCCAGAAAGACCACGCCCAGTCAAGATCACTGAACTAAGAAGAAAACTATATTAAGGCTTCTGGTTCTTCTTATGTAATTTGAAACCAAACTTCACAATAAGCCCAAGTTAGTCTAATCACCCTGGACAAGCTCAGGCGTGTTTCACTCTGGAGTCCATAGCACTCAATTGTGTTGTAAAGCTCATTAGTGAGTGTTGTTTGGAGCTTCTTAGGGTGACAGACCATCCCAGTTTGCCAAGAAGTAAGTGTGTTCTCAGAGCATGAGTCTTTCAGTTTCATAACCAGGACAGTTCCTGGCAAACCATGGTAGGTGGTTACAGTCTGTCATATAAAGGGAATTGGGCATAAATATAATGTTTCTTTGTCTTGTTGAAAGCTTATTATATCATCtagcaaatatttcttttgtttctcattttcactttccagCTACACAGTTTGAGGAGACGTAATCCAGTGTTAAAACTTCTGATCTTAAAACAGGGATTCTCAGCCTGTGGTTTGGGTTTATCAGACCAGAGGTATGCAGTGGGCCAGGGGGCTACAGATGATGTAGAACTTAAAAAGCCCAAGCTCTGAAGAcagaagctgagaaagaagaggagaacaaaggaagaaggaataaagGTACCGTGGAAGGAAACATTGGTACTTCTGAATGATGGAAGACTCATCAATGCATGTGAAAAGGAGAAAGGACACTTCTAAATGATGAACCTCCATGTACATTATCCATCACTCATCTTAGGAAAACAGGTTGAGATTCCCTGATTTAATGGTCAGTTCCTCCAGAAGTGCCCTTTGCCTTTACTCAGTGCTTTGATTTGTCTGCTGGTTGCCACAGTGTTTTgagtatgatttatttttatttattttgagtctATGGGGTCTTGTCCTGTGAGTGTGGTTGTGAGTGATTTCTTTTGAAGATATGCTGtagtagaaattaacattttttcaCCAGACCAAATTTACTGCTCAATGACTTGTGTGTGTCAAGTAAAATGTAGTATTTGTAAAGTAGTATTTGTAGCATTTGTAAAGTACTTGTTATCCTCTATAACTGTTAGTACTTAGGAATCATAGAGAACAAACCATTAGTTTgtataagatatttttaataccttATTTAACCCACTGATACTTCAATTGTCTTGGATAATCTTATTCTCAGACCTCAAAATAAGATATGTTACCAAAATATCTGTTACACTTAAATATCAGCTTTACAACTATGTGTGCACATAAACTCATTTTATTCCTGTAGCAATAGTGGTAAGCACTAGTGGTAAGCACTATTATTCTACCCATTTCACAACTGAGGGagcagaggtaaagaaacttaaccAAGGCAATACATAGCAGACCTCAGATTTCCAAAACTGTCACCCcctgtccttttatttatttatttatttaaattgaggtatagtcaatttacagtgtcgtgccaatctctgctgttaAGCAAAataactcagttatacatatatatatatactcttttttaattattaaaaaattaataaagacacttttttcctttctgtcctttagAATATAATTTACAGCTATGCTTTAAGACATGTTCATTCAGCGAACATTTAGGAAGTGCCCTAGCATGTCAGTCACTGTGCCAGGCAGAGTCTACAGATGTGAGCAAGATAAGGAAACTTCCCTCTAGGAGCTCATAGTATAATAAGGAcatcaataagaaaatatatcaCTACAATATGGTCCATTACAGCACAAGGtataagaggagaaaaatgtTGTGAGGAGGAAAATTTAGAAAGCTTCCAAAGGAGGGGATTCTCTGGGTAGCCAGCCAGTGTGTTCCTGGACAATTGAaaagcataaatattttaaaaatcaaagcaatttCAGTTTATGAGATGCCAGTATTCTTTAAAACCATGGAAAATGGCTCTTGAAATCCTTTTCTATCACTGTATTTACCCCTGATTGGTTTGCTTTGCCATAAAATTTGATGCTTATTTATATAGGGCCTGGTATTGTTAatagcagttttcttttttatttaaatgcaactgaattttgaatttatactttttcataatttgaaattcaaaaaGTCCAGTAGGAGACATTAAAAAGTCTCCATTCCATCCTCCTACTCATCTAGTTTCCCTTTCCAGAAGCAACCACTCTtatcttttgttcatttgtctTCTAAAGATATTCTGTGGATATATGTGAAAATACTTGTaaaatgtgtatatgtttttgatttttgctCTTTTCCACATAAGCGGTAATGCATTATGCATCTGCTGTGcactttgctatttttatttaatgtactATTTCTTATGTAGTAGATAGAACAAATGTGAAGTTCCCAGAGGCTGGGCACTGTCTTATTTGTTCTAGGTCATCTTTTCCATAGCCTCCTAGaagttgtgtgtgcatgctaagtcaccagTTGCGTccctgtgtgaccctatggactgtagcctgccaggcttctctgtccatggaatgctccaggcgagaatactggagtgagttgccctgctgttctccaggggatctccccatcccaagaatcaaacccatgtttgaTCTTACGGGAGAaaagaagtgggttcgatccctaggttgggaagagcacctggaagagggcagggcaacccattccagtattcttccctggagaattccatggacagagaagcctggcaggctacggcccCACGGTAGTATATACCAAATAGTTACTACATTTAGACAACCAGCCTTTGTCGAGTCCTTGCTCTATGACTGTGTTTggatttggtttattttttgtttctcaaagAGAGAATGTGTTTCTCACAATGGATTTTCCAGAATGCACCATGTCAATCTGGCCTTAAAGGATGACTTTATTGTTAAGTCTGTATGACAGATTCATGTCTGGaacttgggttttcttttttctgttttctcttgagTATAAACTTGACTTTGATTTTGCACTTGCAAAATTGTGTTCTTTTTGGAAATTCCAGTCAAGAACCTTGACCCTAGATCCTCATTTGTGCCAGAAAAGGCTTGTGAGGCCTGTGAGCTGTCTGAACCCTTGAGTCCAACCAGGTCTTACCACTACACAGGTCTCCTAAGATATTGCTTTCCAAATGTTCAGATGCCCTCTAGGAGATCCCAGaatatttcttccttcctcacttACCTGGATCAGTGACAAGGAAAATATTCTTTGCTTTGCCATATATCAAAGCTGAAGAAACAGAATCTCCAATAGAAATTTTTCTGTTATCTTTTTGTACATGTTCATTTGCACAATATCCCTTGTTTGGGTGACAGTATCTTTTGTGTGAAGTACAAGCAAGAATTTTGGTTCAGCAAGATGTGAAGTCTGTTCTCTCCATTCCTAAATCTTAATGCCTTTTTGTGGTGTTGGATTTCTAAGGCACTTTATTCCTTTGTCTTGTGTTTCATTGTAAATGATATAGGCAGAGGTGATATCTAATTCTGCA is a genomic window of Cervus canadensis isolate Bull #8, Minnesota chromosome 14, ASM1932006v1, whole genome shotgun sequence containing:
- the CD274 gene encoding programmed cell death 1 ligand 1 isoform X2, giving the protein MRIYSVLTFMACCCLLKAFTITVPKDLYVVEYGSNVTLECRFPVDKQLNLLALVVYWEMEDKKIIQFVNGKEDLNVQHSSYHGRAQLLKDQLSLGKAALQITDVKLQDAGVYCCLISYGGADYKRITLKVNAPYHKIYHTISVDPVTSEHELTCQAEGYPEAEVIWTSSHHQVLSGKTSITSSKREEKLFNVTSTLRINTTADEIFYCTFRRLGHEENNTAELVIPEPYPDPAKKRNHLVILGAVFLFLHVTLAVIFCLKRNVRMMDVEKCCTQDMNSKQQNATQFEET
- the CD274 gene encoding programmed cell death 1 ligand 1 isoform X1, which gives rise to MRIYSVLTFMACCCLLKAFTITVPKDLYVVEYGSNVTLECRFPVDKQLNLLALVVYWEMEDKKIIQFVNGKEDLNVQHSSYHGRAQLLKDQLSLGKAALQITDVKLQDAGVYCCLISYGGADYKRITLKVNAPYHKIYHTISVDPVTSEHELTCQAEGYPEAEVIWTSSHHQVLSGKTSITSSKREEKLFNVTSTLRINTTADEIFYCTFRRLGHEENNTAELVIPEPYPDPAKKRNHLVILGAVFLFLHVTLAVIFCLKRNVRMMDVEKCCTQDMNSKQQNVEKAKSQEDNMNCSRTQALTNIRLWSLLT